Below is a window of Pseudomonas eucalypticola DNA.
TCGTCAACTCGTGTGCGGGAAGGGTTGGTCAGGGATGAATCAGCAGGTCGCCCTTGGCCCCCAGGGCCAGGCCAGCCAAGCCTGGGCGAACCCCGGCCACCACCACCGGGTGGAACAGGTACAGCCACGGCGGGTTGTGGTTCAGGCGGCGCAGGCACTGGCCGTAGGCCTGGGCACGCAGCCGCGCATCCAGGCACTGGTTGGCCTTGAGGATCAGGGGTTCGAGGGCCGGATCGTGGTAGCCCTGCCACCAGCTGCCGCGCACCTGGCTGGAAATCTTGTCGTTGAGCACCCGGAAAGTGCTGTGGGGCGAGGAGTCGAAGATAGCCACGTCGCCCATCTGCTTGCGGCCGATCTGACGGGCGTACTCGGGGCGGTCGGTCTGAACCTCGATGCGCCCGCGCAGGCCCACGGCCTGCAAGGCGTGCAGCACCTGTTCGGTGATCTGCAGGGCTTTTTCCGGCATGTATTCGGGGCTGCGCAACACGATCTCGGCGTTGCCGCCCACCTGGTCGAGCAAGGCCCGGGCCTTGGCCGGGTCATGGCTGATGGGCGCGATGCCGGCCTCGACGAAGCCGTTGTGCCAGGGGCTGACCACCGTGGCGGCCGGCTGGCCCAGGCCCTGGAACAGATCATCGATGATCGCCTGCGCGTTGACCGCGTGGTTTACCGCCAGCCTTGCCAGGGGGTGCTGGAACAAGCCGTCCGCGGCGTTCAGGTACTGCATCACCGACAGCGTATTGAGCTGGCGCAGCCAGGTCCAGGGCGCCCGGAAGTCCAAGGGCCGCTCACAGCGTTCCAGGTGGGTGGCGACGTCCACATCGCCTGTGGTCAGCCATTCATGGCGGGCCTGCGCGTCGGCGCAGGCGCGCAGTACCAGATACCGAGGCCCCTCGCCCGCGGCCACCCGTTGCAGGCATGCCTGCTGGCCGGCGGTGAACGCCGTGACCCGGTAAGGCCCGGTGCCCAGCACCGGTGCCTGCTGCTCATCGAAGCGGCAAATGAAGAACTCCGAGAATATCTCCAGAATATCCGCCACCGGCGTCTCGCACTGCATGCCCAGGGTGGTATCGCCCAAGGCGCTGAACCGAACCTCGCTCAGGTAGCGGGCATACGCCCATGGCATGCCGAAGGTATCGGTGGACTGCAGGATACCCTCGATGAAGGCCAGGATATGCTCGGCGCGGCAGGCCACGCCGTCGTGAAACCGCGCACCTGGGCGAATCTTGAAACGCCACTGACGGCCATCCGCCGATACCTGCCAACTGCCCAGCAGGCCGGGCGCCACCTGCCCGTTCTGCCAGCGGCACAGTGGCTCCATCACCAGGTTCTTCAGGGTCAGGATGCTGGTGTCGTCGGTGACACGGTGGGGTGGGAAGAAATCGACCTTTTCCAGGGCAATGGTCAGGGTCTCGGGGGCGGAACGTGCACTCATCGTGAACTCCGTGTCTTGGGGTTCGACCAGCTGGCCAGGGCGTCGCCGATCAGGTTGAAAGCCAGCACCGTGGCCAGGATTGCCAGCCCCGGCGCCAGGGCGATCCACGGCGAGCGGTCGAGGTATTGCAGGTTGGCGGCCAGGTCCGCCCCCCATTCGGCCTGCGGTGCCTGGGCGCCCAGGCCCAGGTAGCCGAGGCTGGCGGTCTGCAGGATGGCGCTGCCCACGGCCAGGGATGCCTGCACCAACAGCGGCCCCAGGCCATTGCGCACCACGTAGTGCCAGAGAATGTGAGGGTGAGGCAGGCCCATGGAGATCGCCGCGTCCACATAGGGCCGCGCACTGATGCTCAGCGCCTGGCCGCGCGCCACCCGGGCGAAACCGGGGGCCAGGCTGATGGCCACGGCCAGCATGGCATTGACCAGGCTGGGGCCCAGGCAGGCGGCCAGGGCAATGGCCAGCACCAGCGAAGGGAACGACAGCAGCGCATCCACCAGGCGCATCATCAGCGCGTCAACCCAGCCACCGCAGTAGCCGGCCAGGGTGCCGAACGTGGCGCCCACGGTGAACGCCAGGGCCACCACCGCGCAGCCGACCGCCAGGGTATAGCGCCCGCCGTACAGCAAGCGGCTGAGCACATCGCGGCCAAACAGGTCGGTGCCCAGCCAGTGCCGGGCGTCGGGGGCGACGAAGCGCTCGCTGACCGCCAGGGTATTGGGCCCATAGGCCAGCCACAGCGGCACCACGGCGATGCCGACGAGAATGGCCAGCAGCATCAGCGCCCCGACGACCGCCAGGCGGTTGGTGCGGGCGAAGTAAACCAGTTCGTGCATCAGTGCCCCCTGTGGCGCAAGCGCGGGTCCGCCACGCCGTAAAGCAGGTCGACCAGCAACGACACCAGCATGTACAGCAACGCGAACACCAGGGTGGTGCCCTGCAGCACCGGGTAGTCGCGGTTATGAATGGCATCGAGCATGAAGCGCCCTACCCCCGGCCAGGCGAACACGGTCTCGGTAAGGATGGCGCCGCCGAGCATGTCGGCGAAATGCAGGCCTATGACGGTAATGGCCGGCAGCAAGGCGTTGCGCAGGGCATGCACGCCCACCACCCGCCATTCGCCCAGGCCCTTGGCCCGCGCGGTACGCACGAAAGGTTCGCCCAGTGCTTCGAGCAGGCTGTTGCGCACATAGCGCGCCACCACCGCGGCCAGGAACGAGCCCAGCACCAGGGTGGGCATCAGCAGGTGCAGGCAGGCGTCCCAGGCTGCGGCAGGCTGGCCAGCCAGAAGGAAGTCGAGCGTGGCCAGGCCGGTGACCGGCTCGGTGATGTAATAAGGGCTGGTGCGCCCTGAAATGGGCAGCCAGCCCAAGTGAATGCTGAACAGTGTCTGCAGCATCAGCGCCAGCACGAAGGCTGGCATCGACACGCCCGCCAACGACAGCACGCGCAAGGCCTGGTCCAGCAGGCTGTCGACCCGCATGGCGGCCACCATCCCCACGGGGATCCCCACCAGTAGCGCCAGCAGCGTGGCCAGCACGGTCAACTCCAGGGTAGCCGGTAGACGCCGGGCGACCTCGGTCAGCACGGGCTGCCCGGTCTTCAACGACATGCCCAGGTCACCGTGCGCCAGGCGCCCCAGGTAGGCGCCGAATTGCACGTACAGCGGCTGGTCCAGCTGCAACTGGCTGCGCAGTGCGCTGATCTGCTGCTCGCTGGCATCGGGCCCCAGCAGCGCCACCGCGGGGTCGCCAGGCAGGTTGCGGGCCAGGGTGAAGATCATCAGCAACACCAGCACCAGCACTGGCACGGCGGTCAACAGGCGACGGCCGAGAAAACTGTTCACGGTGCGGGGCCCTCCTTGTACACCGACCAGTACTCAACCAGCGGCGGTGCGCTGTTGAGCGCCAGGCCCTGCACCTGGGGGCGCTTGAACAGGATGAGGTTGTTGCTGAACAGGTACACTGCCGGCACCCGCGCCATCAGCTGCTGCTGCAGCTGGCTGTACAGTTGCTTGCGCAGGCTGGCGTCGGCAACGCTGCGGGCCTGCACGATCAGGCCATCCAGCGCCGGGTCGGGCGGCATGCGAAATGTCATGGCCGAGCGCGCCAGGCTCGACATATAGCCCTGGGTAATATGGGCATCGGGGTCGTTGTACCAGGGCTGGCGACCGTCCAGCGCGATATCGAAATGACCAGCCACGTGACGGGCGCGCAACAGCGAGAATTCGCTCTGCTCGATGCGCACGTCAATGCCCACTTCAGCGAAGTTGGCCTGCAGGAAGGTGGCCACGCTGGTCCACATCGCGCCCTGGAAACCATACAGGGTCAACTTCAGCCTGCCCGGCGGGTAACCCGCTTCGGCCAGCAGTTGCCGGGCCTTGGCCGGGTCATGGTGAAAGGCCGTGGCCTGCATGGCTGGGTCGAACGCCCAACTGGCCGTGGGCAGCGGCCCGTACACACGCTCCACGACACCACCGAGAATGCCGTTGACCAGGCCGTCGTAGTCCACCGCCCAGGCCATGGCCTGGCGCACCCGCAGGTCGTGCACGGGGCTGTCAGGGTTGTCGTTGTTGAAGTCCAGTTGGCGGATGATCTGGCTGCGCGCCTGCACGACCTGCACTTTGTGGTCTTCGGCGAAGGCCTGGATGTCATCCGTGGGAATGGTAGCGAGTTGGCTGATGGGTGGGCTGACATCGACCCCGCCGTAGCGCAATTCCAGGCGCCGGGTGGAGGCATCGGGAATGACTCGGTAGACGAGCCGCTGCAAGCGCGCAGGGCCGCGGAAATAGTCGTCGTTACGCTCCAGGATCAACTCGTTGTCCGGGCTGTAGCGGCGCAGCCGGAAGGCCCCGGTACCGCTGGGCTGCTGGCCGGGGCGCAGGCCGGCGACCTTGACGACCGCCGCCTGGGGCTGGGCCAGCAGCGCCGCGAAGGTGGGCATGGGTTCAGCCAGGTCAATGCGCAGGGCCAGCGGGCCGGTCACCTCGATACGCTCGATGGCCCTGAAGCTGGCGGCCAGGAACGGGTTAAGCCGCGCGGCCCGGTTCAGGGATTGTTGCACCGCCTGTGCGTCCAGTGCCGTGCCGTCCTGAAACCGCACGCCGGGGCGCAGGGTCAGGCTCAGTTGACGGCCATCGGCGCTCAGCGCCCACTGGCTGGCCAGCCGGCCTTCCAAATGATCGAACGCCGGCGGCGCCCACGCCAGCAGAGTATCGAACAGGTTGAGGATGACTTCACTGCCCACCGGTTCCGCCTTGTTGGTGGCCGGATCCAGCCCCACCGGGTCGGAGGGCACGGCTATGACCAGAGTCTGCAGTTGCGCCTTATCGTCCGGGGCCTGGCACGAGGCCAGACATAGCAAGGCAAGAAATAACGCTAGACGGCGCAAGCAGAGAACCTCGGAAGGCGTGATATTCCTTGTAATATATCAGTGGGTGTGGGTGAAGGTTAAAGAGCAATAAGTGCTTAAGTTATAACGGAAATGGTTTTTTTGGGGGGGTGCATGGCTTGATTGTTCTGGCGCCCTTGAGACCGAGCGCCGCCCGCGCAGCGCTTCGCGAGCAAGGGCGCCAGAAGAGTCAAGCCATGCACCTATCAGCCCCAACCCGGGTGTAAGACAGGCCCATCGGAGGTTCTTCGATATTCCTCGCTGGGGATTGCATCAGGGCGTCCATGCGCTAGGCGATGGTGTTGTGGCGTTCTTGAGATCGAGCGCCGCCCGCGCGGCGCTTCCCGGCCAAGGCCGGTCCCACATCTGTTTCGGGCCAATTTTGCCTGTGAGATCACCGCGACCGCCTTATTGGCACCCACACAGATCTGCGGTGAACCTACAAAGCGGACCAAGTGATGCCACAGACATAACTGGCCCGAAACAGATGTGGGACCGGGTTTACCCGGGAAGCGCCGCGCGGGCGGCGCTCGGTCTCAAGGGCGCTAGAAGAATCAAGCCATGCACCTATCAGCCCCGACCCGGGTGGAAGACAGGCCCATCGGAGGTTCTTCGATATTCCTCGCTGGGGATTGCATCAGGGCGTCCATGCGCCAGGCGATGGTGTTGTGGGGTTCTTGAGATCGAGCGCCGCCCGCGCGGCGCTTCCCGGCCAAGGCCGGTCCCACATCTGTTTCGGGCCAATTTTGCCTGTGAGATCACCGCGACCGCCTTGTTGGCACCCACACAGATCTGCAGTGAACCAACAAAGCGGACCAGGTGATCTCAAAGGCATAACTGGCCCGAAACAGATGTGGGACCGGGTTTACCCGGGAAGCGCCGCGCGGGCGGCGCTCGGTCTCAAGGGCGCTAGAAGAATCAAGCCATGCACCTATCAGCCCCGACCCGGGTGGAAGACAGGCCCATCGGAGGTTCTTCGATATTCCTCGCTGGGGATTGCATCAGGGCGTCCATGCGACAGGCGATGGTGTTGTGGCGCTCTTGAGATCGAGCGCCGCCCGCGCGGCGCTTCCCGGCCAAGGCCGGTCCCACATCTGTTTCGGGCCAATTTTGCCTGTGAGATCACCGCGACCGCCTTGTTGGCACCCACACAGATCTGCAGTGAACCAACAAAGCGGACCAGGTGATCTCAAAGGCATAACTGGCCCGAAACAGATGTGGGACCGGGTTTACCCGGGAAGCGCCGCGCGGGCGGCGCTCGGTCTCAAGGGCGCTAGAAGAATCAAGCCATGCACCTATCAGCCCCGACCCGGGTGGAAGACAGGCCCATCGGAGGTTCTTCGATATTCCTCGCTGGGGATTGCATCAGGGCGTCCATGCGCCAGGCGATGGTGTTGTGGGGTTCTTGAGATCGAGCGCCGTCCGCACGGCGCTTCCCGGCCAAGGCCGGTCCCACATCTGTTTCGGGCCAATTTTGCCTGTGAGATCACCGCGACCGCCTTATTGGCACTCACACAGATCTGCAGTGAACCTACAAAGCGGACCAAGTGATGCCACAGACATAACTGGCCCGAAACAGATGTGGGACCGGGTTTACCCGGGAAGCGCCGCGCGGGCGGCGCTAGATCTGAAGAGCAACACAACACCATCGCCCAACACCCAAGCCCTACACCGAAGCAGCCCGCAGCGCCCCCGCCCGCAGCAACCATCGTTGCCCCACCCACGACAGCAGCATGGCCACCGCCAGGGCAACCATCACCGCCTGGTAGCCCTGCAACAACGCCCCCGGCGCCGCCACCTGGGCGGGGCCTGTGTAGTGGTGCAACAGGCTGACGCCCAACGCCAGGCCCAGGCCACCCCCTACGTTGTGCAAGGTCATCAGCGACCCGACCGCCACTGAACCGAACTGCTCGGGCACGGAACTCACCCCCAGCACGGTCGAAGGTCCCAGCAGGCACGCCCAGCCCAGGCCCATCACGGCAAACGCCGCCAGCACATACGCCAGTGATGTCTCGGCGCTGAAGGCGATCTGCAACAAGGCCGATACGGCGAACAGCAGCAGCCCAGTCTGGATCAGCACCGCCGGGCCCTTGCGGTCTACCAGGCGGCCGACCCACGGCGACAGCAGCGCCACGCCCAGCGTGGTGGGCAATAGCAGCAGGCCGCTGGCCTGGGTGTCGGCACCGCGCACATGGGTGAGGTACAACGGCATGACGAAAAACGCCACGCAGTAAAACACCGCCAAGGTGAAGCTGGCAGCCACCGCCGCCACAAAGCGCCGGTTGACGAACAGGTGCAGGTTGATCACCGGCGAAGCCACACGCAATTCCACCCACACGAACAGCCCCAGCACCACCACCGCCACGGCCAGCAGCCCAAGGCTCAGGGGCGACCCCCAGCCCCAGGTGCCGCCCTGCACGATCAGCAGCACCAGGCTGGGCAAGCCAATCAGCAGCAAGGCCGCACCGGCCCAGTCCAGCCGGGCGTCCTGCTCATCGGCACGGGACTCGTCGACGTTGAGGGCGATCACCACCAAGCTGAGCAGCACGAACGGCACGTTGATGAGGAAAATCCACGGCCAGCCGAATGCCTGGGTCAGCACGCCGCCCAGCACCGGCCCCACGGCCAGGCCCACGCCGTTGAAACCGAACAGCACGCCAAACGCCTTGCCCTGTTCCTGTGGGGCGAAGGCCTGGGCGACGATGGCCCCCGATGCCGTGTACAGCACCGCGCATGCCAGGCCCTGGGCCACGCGCGCACCGATCAGCAGCCACGGCCCCGACGCCAGTCCCGCCACCAGCGAAGCCAGCCCGAACACCACCAGCCCCAGGGATAGCACGCGCTTGCGGCCATGCAGGTCGGCCAGGCGGCCCACCAGTACCATGAAGCTGGACATGGCCAGCAGGAAGGCATTGATCACCCATTGCAAGGTATCGACCGACACGTCCAAATGCGCTTGCAGCGCCGGCAACGCGGTGTTGACGATGGTAAAGTCCACGCACCCCAGGAAGCTGGCGATGCTCACACCCGCCAGCGCCCACCACTTGCGGTGCCCGTTTGTTGAATGACTCATGGTTAACTCCAGACAAGGCCGGGGCGACGTGCCGCCTCAGCGCTATTCAAATGGCAAACGCGGCAGTGGCCCAGATCGGCCGGCTCACTGCGGGCACTGGCTGGTCAACCACGGCAGCGCGTTTCTTGAATTTCAACGACAGCCAGTGGCCGTGCGCCGGGTGGTGCGGTTCGACGAACAACTGCCGCGTGGCCGCCATGGCGCGGGTCATGGGCTGGGGGTAGACGACGAAGTCGATGCCCTGGGACGCCCACAGCGGCATGATGATCGGGCATTCCTCGATCAGGTAGTTCAGGCAGCGAAACCGTGCCTCTTCAAGGTCAGCCTCGGGGTCGCGCTTGTGCAGGCGGTCGAGGAACAGGCCAATGGTGCCGTTGACCTCGGCACGGTAATCGCGGTTGTTCTCGTACTCGAACTGCACCCGGTCCAGCAGCGGCCGGTAACCGGGGTCGAGCAAGCATTCCTCCCAGCGCAGAATCCTGGTCACCGTGGCCAGGCGATTGATCGCCCCCTGGTTGCGTGCCAGCCACTGCTCGCCCGAGGCGGCGCTGACCTTGTACACCTCCTCGTAGCTGTAATTGCTGAGGTTATGGCGCTGCAGGATATCGGCCACGGCAATGGTGCAGGAGGCAAAGCCCTGGCGGTTGACCAGGTCGATGGTGGCTTCGAACTTGCCACCCTCGTGGTAGTCCTGGCCGACGCTGATCAGCAACAGGGCGTGCTTGCCCCGGTAGTCATGGGTCAGGTCCGTCTCGAAGGCCGCTTTATAAGTAGCGCTGCTCATGGTCTAGCTCCAGAAGATCAAGGGGGATTGCTCGCCGAAATAACCGATGAAGCTGGACAGGGTTATGCGCGGCGACGTGTGCACGGGGCGTACAGCGTGGATGAAGCGTGGGTTGATGATGATCAGGTCGCCGTCCTCGGGCGGGTGGTGAAATCCGCGGGCCGCAGGCGGTCGCGGTCGATGCCGTAATGGCGGTCACTCTTGAGGGCCAGGTATTCGGGCGCCGTGGGGCGGATGTCCCATACCTCCAGCTCGCCGCCCTGCTGGGGTACCTGCAGGTAGATGTTCACCGACAATTGCGCCTGCAGGTTCACCTGCAAGTGCGCGGGCAGGTTCCACTCCAGCTTGTCGATGTGCGGGCACAGGTCGATGCCCGGTTCCTGGTAGCGACACACGCCGGTGAAGCATTTCTGGCCGTCCACATCCAGCAGGTGCGCGCCCCGCGGCCAGGCTTCGTCCAGGCGCAGGCGAAACTCGTCGATAGGCGACACATAGGGTTTGAACGCGTTGCGCACGCGCTGGATATTGGCCCGCGCAGCCTCGTGGTAGGCCTGGCGTACCTCGTCGGTCTTGACCTCGGCATAGGCGATACCCAACCGGGTGAACTCCCGGGCATGGCCCAGGGCTCCGCGCTCCGGATGGTCGAACAGCTGCGCGCGGGCCGCCTCCAGGCTCGGCTGGCTGACGAAGCCAGGAATGCGAATGCCATAGACGCGGTGCGCCAGCAGGTCCTGGATCAGTTGCGGTGCAAGCGCATCGGCGCTGATGGTAGCGAGCATTTACCTTCCTCCTTGGCAGTCGAACCAAGCCCCAATGCCGGGCTCAGTGGTCAAAACGGTTGTCGAAATACGCCGGGGCGTCGACGCGCCGGTTGATGATGTGTTCGTCCAGGTACAGGTCCGCTGCGGCCTGCAACTGGCTGACGACCGTCGCGTCGATGGCGATGCGGTGCGGTTTGGATTCCAACGTGGACAGCCGGTGAAACTCGGCCGGCAACCCCGTGTGCGCCGATTGCTGGCCGGCGTAGGCGTCGACATTGCGGTTGGCCCACTGGTAGGCGCGGTCGATGCGCGCCAGCAGGTCGGCGATCAGCGCCTGCTTGCTGGCGATGGCCTTGTCGTTGGCGACGATCAGCACGTTGCCGGCGAACAGCTTCTCGCCGCTGGCGAGCACGCGGGCATGGTCCTGCAACTGCACCATGCTGGTGTAGGGGTCCCAGGTGGCCCAGGCGTCGGCGCGACCATTGTCCAGCAGCAGCCGCGACTCCCCTGGGGGCAGGAAAATGAACTGCGCATCGCGGCTGTGCAGCCCGGCCTGACGCATGGCCGCCAGCGCCAGGAAATGGCCGATGGAACCCCGGGTGGTGACGATCCGCTTACCGGCCAGGTCGGCGACCTGATGCAACGGCGAATCCTGCTTGACCACCACCGCGACCATGGTCGGGGTCACCTGCAGCTTGATCACCGCCACGGTGTGAATCGGCGCCTTGGCCGCCACCGCGAAAATGAACGGCGCATCCCCCAACGCCCCTACGTCAGCGGCGTCGGCGCCCAGCGCCTCGGCGATCGGCGGCGCGGCCGGGAATGAGGAAAACTCGATGCGGTACGGCAGGTCGTCGAGTTCACCCGCTGCCTGTAGCAAGATCTTCAGCGAGTCTTTCTGGCTGCACACCCGCAGTACGTCCTGGCCCTGGGCCGACCCGGCCAGCAACAGCCCGGTCAGCAGCACCCACTGCCAGACGCGGTTCAAAACGCCACGCTCACGCGGCCGTAGTAGAAACCACCGCCGAAGCCGTAAGGAGAAAACATGCCGTACTCATAGGTACCGGCCCAGGTGCGAATGCCCTTCTTGTCGGGGTACACGTCGAACAGGTTGTTGGCCCCCAACGCCACGGTGACGTGATCGGTAAGGTCATAGGCCACGTCCAGGTCGGTGATCCACTTGGCGCTGTAGGTACGGTCGTTCTCCGGCAAGTTAGAGCCTTCGGTGTACTGCCCGTAGCGAGTCAGGGTCAAGTTGACGTTCCAGGCCGCCACCCGATAACGGGTGTTGGCGATCCACTTGTCCTTGGGGGTGGCGCGCGTAAGGTCAATCTGTTGCTGGCGGTCGAACAGCACGTAGCCGGCGCCCAGGCTGGACAGTTGCGCAGGGTTGTCCGCCAGGCTGCGGATGCTGTTCTTGTTGTGGTTGTAGGCTAGGCTGAATTTAGCCTCGCCGTAGGCTTCCAGCGGCTGGGTGTACTCGGCTACCACGTCGACGCCCTGGGTGCGGGTGTCGGCGGCATTGGCGTAGTACTGCCCGGCCAGGTTGGCGGGCAAGCCATTGGCGACCAGGATGCTGGACACGGCGGAGCCGCTGAGTACGCCGGTCTGCAGGATGCGGTCATCGATGTCGATCAGGTACCAGTCGGCGGTCATGCGCAGCCGCGGCATAGGCTCGGCGGTCAGGCCCAGACTGTAGCTCATGGAGGTTTCCGGCTTCAGTGCCTTGGCGCCCAGGGCGATGGCTTCCGCCGAGTCGGGGCGCATCTGCTTGGTGCGGACCACGCTGGTGGCACCGCCCGCACCGAACTGGGTGATGCTGCTGGTGGTGGAAAACTCTTCCTGGGCCAGGGACGGCGCGCGAAAGCCCTTGCTGACGGCAGCGCGCACGGCATAACCGGGGAGGAATTCGTAGCGGGTAGTGAACTTGCCACTCGTGGTTTCACCGATGCCCTGGTTGTAGCTTTCATGGCGCACCGCGGTCCCCACGTACCAGTTCGGGGTCAGGTTCAAGCCCAGGTCCAGGTAGCCTGCCGTGCTGTGTCGGTCGGCGCGCCCGGCGTCCTCGGGGCTGGTGCCAGCCACGGAAAACAACCCCGGGTCGGGCACACGGCCGGCGAAGGGGCCCGTGGGTATCACGTAGCTGCCCTGGTTATAGGAGCTGGGCTCGCCCTCCTCCAGGGTGAATTGCTCCCAGCGGTATTCGACGCCGACCGAGGTCTGCAGCGGGCTGCTCCAGCCGATGTCCAGGGCGCGGGTGAAATCCAGGTTGTTGGTCCACTGGTCGAAGATCTCGTTGCCCAGGTGAAAGCGCTGCTGGCTGAAGTCGGGCCCGTTGGAGATGTTCAGGTTGTTGTCGGTATACAACTGCGCGCGGTCGCGACCGTAGCTGCTGGACAGGTCCCAGTCCCAGCCGCTGACCAACCCCTTGAGCCCGGCAGTGGCCTGGTAGTCCACTTCCTCGATTTCCCGGCGGGCCTGGCCGCCATTGCCGTACGGCGCGCCCTCCACGCCGGCCAGGCTGGTGATGTCGGTGGGCTTGCGGTGGCCCAGGTCCTTGTTGCTGTTGCGGTAGCTGAGGGTGGAGAACGAGTACAGCTTGAGAGCGTCCTGCAACGGCAGCTCCAGGTTGTAGGCGGTGCTGGCCGTGCGGTCGCGGCCCAGACCGTATTCGTTGCCCCAGCCATGACGGTTGCTTTCGCGCGGGTCCGGGGTGCCGTCGGCCTGGTTGAAATACAGCTGGCCCGTGGCCCCTGCATCGCGGATATAGGGCTCCTGCACCTTGCCATCCAGCGACAGGTTGAAGAAGCCGCCGTCGCCCAGTGGGCTGCCAATATTGGCGGCCTGGTGGCCGGTGGTGCCATCGCCATCGTAGTACTGGCCGAGGGACGTGTCGGAACTGGCGCCCTGTGCATCGCGCTTGAGAATGATGTTGATCACCCCGGCGATGGCGTCGGAGCCGTATTGCGCCGCAGCACCATCGCGCAGCACTTCGATACGCTCGACCGCGGCCGTGGGGATGAGATCCAGGTCCACGGGGGCCGAAGCGTTGCCGACGCGGGCGTTGTTGTTGATCATCGCCGTGTTGTGGCGGCGCTTGCCGTTGACCAGGATCAGCACCTGGTCACCTCCCAGGCCGCGCATGCTGATGCCGCGAACCAGAAAACCGGTACCGCCGCCGTTGAAGGTGGGCACGTTCATGGAGGGAATCAGGCGCGCCAGGATTTCCTTCAAGCCACTCTTGCCGGTGGCCGTCAGTTGTTCGCTGGTATAGACATCGATGGGGACCGGGCTGTCGGTCAGGGTGCGCTGCTGGGTACCGCGCACCCCGGTGACCACCACGGTATCAAGGGCATCCTCTGCCTTGATCGGGACGCTGAGGGCGCTGGCCGCCAGCAGCAGGCCGGCGGCGGGCAAAGGACGAAACAACACACGGGCAGTTTGGCTCATCAGTGGCAATCCGTTTGATCATTCTTTTTATCCTTGACGCCCTGAGGCGCCGACTGTGATCCCGTGGTTGGGTGGAATGATCTTAGGATCCAACTCTTAATGAGAGAAATACATAAAGCTCATAAGCTAATATTAATTTTCAGATACGTTGTTTTACTTGACATTCAGCTGCCAACTGAATGCTCAGCCAACCAACTTGAAGGTCAAGGCATTGTCTTCGCACTGGCGGGTGAAATGCTCCACCCCCAGCGGCCGGCTGAGGAAAAACCCTTGGGCTTCCTGGCAGCCGTACTCGCGCAGCAGGCTCAGGCAACGAAAAGTCTCGATGCCTTCGGCCACCGTGCGGTACCCCAGCTCGGCCGCCAATTGCAGCACCGAGCGGGCGATGACGCGGTTGCGCGGGCTGGTTTCAAGGTCGGTGACCAGTGACTTGTCCAGCTTCAGGATATTGGCGGGGATTTCATGCAGGTAGGCGAAATTGCTGTAGCCAGTGCCAAAATCGTCAATCGCGACATCAACGCCCAGCTCGCGGATCTCGGTCAACTGCGCGATGACCCGTTTGTCCGCCCTGATCCATTCGCCCTCGGTGATCTCTACCTCCAGGCGGCGGGGGGCGATCCGGTGCCGACGGCACCCATCGGCCAGCACCGCGGCGATGTCCAGCCCCTGGAAGTCCTGGGGTGAAAGGTTGAGCGACAACCGAATATCGCGGTCAGCCCAGCCGCTGAGGTCCGCCAGCGCCCGGTCCACGACCCAGCGGGTGACCGCGCTGATCTTCCCGGCACCTTCGAGCAGCGGAATGAACTCTGCCGGCGACAGCCGCCCCAGCCTGGGATGGCACCAGCGGATCAATGCCTCGGCGCTGAGCACCGCACCATCCTGCAGGCTGAAGCGCGGCTGGTAATCCAGGTAGACATCACCATTGGCCAGCGCCTGGGGGAAGTCGTTGAGCAGATCCAGGGCGCGGCGCTGGGCCCCGTCCTGTGCTTCGTCATACA
It encodes the following:
- a CDS encoding TonB-dependent receptor plug domain-containing protein: MSQTARVLFRPLPAAGLLLAASALSVPIKAEDALDTVVVTGVRGTQQRTLTDSPVPIDVYTSEQLTATGKSGLKEILARLIPSMNVPTFNGGGTGFLVRGISMRGLGGDQVLILVNGKRRHNTAMINNNARVGNASAPVDLDLIPTAAVERIEVLRDGAAAQYGSDAIAGVINIILKRDAQGASSDTSLGQYYDGDGTTGHQAANIGSPLGDGGFFNLSLDGKVQEPYIRDAGATGQLYFNQADGTPDPRESNRHGWGNEYGLGRDRTASTAYNLELPLQDALKLYSFSTLSYRNSNKDLGHRKPTDITSLAGVEGAPYGNGGQARREIEEVDYQATAGLKGLVSGWDWDLSSSYGRDRAQLYTDNNLNISNGPDFSQQRFHLGNEIFDQWTNNLDFTRALDIGWSSPLQTSVGVEYRWEQFTLEEGEPSSYNQGSYVIPTGPFAGRVPDPGLFSVAGTSPEDAGRADRHSTAGYLDLGLNLTPNWYVGTAVRHESYNQGIGETTSGKFTTRYEFLPGYAVRAAVSKGFRAPSLAQEEFSTTSSITQFGAGGATSVVRTKQMRPDSAEAIALGAKALKPETSMSYSLGLTAEPMPRLRMTADWYLIDIDDRILQTGVLSGSAVSSILVANGLPANLAGQYYANAADTRTQGVDVVAEYTQPLEAYGEAKFSLAYNHNKNSIRSLADNPAQLSSLGAGYVLFDRQQQIDLTRATPKDKWIANTRYRVAAWNVNLTLTRYGQYTEGSNLPENDRTYSAKWITDLDVAYDLTDHVTVALGANNLFDVYPDKKGIRTWAGTYEYGMFSPYGFGGGFYYGRVSVAF